Genomic DNA from Deltaproteobacteria bacterium:
AGCAGAGCGTCGTCGTTGGGGGCGGCGTGGGTCAGGCTTGCCGCCAGGATCAAGGGCACGAAGGTCAGCGCGAAACGCAAGACGATTTCCCCCTTTGTCAAAGGGGGGTGGGAAGCGAAGCCTATTGAGAAGCGGAGCAGCCTTCGTGCGCCTTTGAATAGATCAACAGTGTGCATATTTATCCTCAGTTCGCCGTTCTTACTTTGACAACATAATAATTCAGCGGCCCTTTGACCTCTTTGAACCAGTGCGGAGTGCCGTGCGGCACGACGATGACGTCGCCCTTCGTGATGGTGCGGCTCTCGCCGCCCTTGACGTCTTTGCCACGGATTTCTTCGGCCTCGATGTCCTTGCCGTCGACAAGGGTGCCGCCGGTCACAAAAGTCGCGCTGCCTTCGAGCATGTAAATGATATCTGTGTCTTTGGTGTGCACTTCGACGACACCGGGGGCATCGCGGTGGCTGGCGTGAATTTTATAGTTGGCGATTCCCAGCAGCGGCATGCCTTTTTCAAAAGCCTTGCTCACCTGGGCGGCAGGAATGTATGTAGCTTTCGTTCCTGCTGGTTTCGCCATTGAGGTCTCGGCAGCAAACGCTAGTACGCCCGCTTTGGCGATGTCTTCGTCTTCCTGGGGCGTGTTGCCGCTGACACCAATGGCGCCGATGGTTTTGCCTTCGTGAATCAGCGGCAATCCGCCTTGCAGCGGCGTCGCGCCGGGCAGCACGAGTGAGGCGACTCGGCCGTTCTTGATCTGTTCTTCAAATACTGCGCTTGGGCGGCGGAAGATTGCCGCGGTGCGCGCTTTGCCGATGCCGACGTCGACGCTGGCGACTTGGGTATCGTTGAGCCGCTTGAGGACGATCGGGTAGCCGCCATCGTCAACGACCGCAATTACCACGGTGGCGTTTCGTTTCAGGGCTTCTGCCTGGGCTGCCGCTGCGACTCTCTCCGCAGCTTCGAGGGTGAGGACTTTTTTCTCAGTGAGCTGAGCAAAACCACTCGCCGGTAAGGCTAATGCGATAGCCAATAATCCTACAATACGCTTCATATCTCTTACTCCTGTTCTAACGTTGAATGTTGAACCCGGAATCTTGAACCGCGCGCGCCTTAGCGCAGTGCATTCGCGCCTGCAATGGCCAGATCTTCATCTTGCTGTGCGCTCGCTGCGCCGCTGACACCAATGGCGCCGACGATCTGACCGTCGACCATGATGGGCACGCCGCCTTGCAGCGGGGTGAAATCGCTGAGGGATGTCATCGCCGTGCGACCTTTGTTGATGATTTCTTCGAAGGCCTTGGTCGGCCGTTTAAAGATGGCGGCCGTGCGCGCCTTGCCGATGGAGATGTTCGCTCCGGCGGCAAAAGTCCCATCGAGCCGCTCGGCGGCCATCAGGTTGCCGCCGTCGTCGACGACGGCGATGGCAGCGCCGGGCGCGTTGAGCTTTTTCGCTTCGGCGACCGCGGTCGCGATGACTTTCTTGGCGCCCTCGAGAGTCAATCCTTTCTTTTGCACCGTCTGCGCGCTTACAGCGGTTGAAAGGCCGAAGACCAATAGCAGAGTGGAAACAGCTGTGAGAGTTTTCATGGCAATTCCTTTGAATGTTTCGAAATCTTTGTGCAGACCGGGCCCGGGGGAAGAAAGGCCCAGCCTGCTGCCGCAGGGGGAGGCGGCGTTACATGACCGGTTTGTCGAAGGAAGCTTCGCCGAGGCTGGCTTCGGCCCAGGCGCACCAGATCACGACTTTAGAAACGTCATTCACGTAGTCGGGCAGGGTGATCTTGCGATTCATCTTGTTATCTTTGAGGGCAATCTTTTGCAGCATGAACACGGTGCCCTTGGAGTCGATTACTTGCCAGTGCGGATCGGGGGCGTCTGGCGTTTTGAAATTGTCGGAGAGCGCGAGCACGATCTTACCGCCCTCCTTGGAAGACGTGACGTGCCCCGTGTTCGCCTTGGGTCCTTTGAAAGCGCCGCTCTTCATCATCATTTCCGCCGCATAGAGCTGACCGGCGAAAAGCATGCCCGCGCCTAGCGCCACCGATAAAAGCTTACCCTTGATATTCATCTCTGCCTTCTCCTTTGATTTCGGCCTGCTGGCCGTGTTTGGCAGGTTAGATGGAACTGGCGGCAAAGAAGATGCAGGGATAGTGGATAATTGAAAATGGAAAATGTCGGACCGAGGAACGAAGGGGAGGCGACTTTATCGCGCTTGACTAGTTCATCCCATAGGCCTTGCGGATGATTCTTGCCACGTCGGTGTTATCGAGCAGGCCGCGGACTTGTTCAGCGCCGGGGCCGTAGCCGTAGAGTGGCACGGGCGAGCCTTCGTGGCCGTAGGTTTTTTCTGAGCGGCCATGGATGTCGGAGGAATTCCAGTTCAAGCCGGCGCGGTGGGCGATCATGGCGGCGATTTCCCAACCGCCGCGGCCGATCACCGATTGCAGCGCTTTGTGGGTGACGCCGCCCACATGCGCGCCTTTGGGATTGCGGATGCTCTCAATCTCCGCGTCGCTTATGTCGATGCCCGCCTGATCGCGCAGGATTTCGCGCAGGTTCGCCATCCCAGGTTTTAGCCGTCTGATCATTGCGGCAATCGAAGATTTCGCCGCGGCGAGGGTTTTGAGATTGATAGGTTCCGGAATGCTCAAGCCGCCCGCAGCGTGATCAGCGGTGACCAACACGAGAGTGTCGTTGCGCCGTTGCGCATAGTCGAAGGCGACCTTGACCGCGGCATCTAGCGCAATGACCTCGCGCACCAGCGTCGCGCCATCCCAGGCGTGGGCGGCCACGTCGATCAGCCCTGCCTCTACCATCAGAAAAAAACCGTTGGGGTTGCGGCCGAGGATTTCCAGCGATTTCGCCGTCATTTCGGCCAAGCTCGGTTCTCTCTTTGCGTCACGGTCGATTTCAAACGACATGTAGCTGGGCGTGAATAATCCCAGCACTTTGGTCGTCGATGTCGCCTCGATGGCAGTGAGCTCATCGCGCGAGCGCGCGACACGATAACCGCTCTTGCTTGCCGCCGCGAGATGATCGCTTTCATCGGCGCGCGCGCTGCCGCTGGTGGACTTGGGAATCCAGTGGCGCAGGCCGCCGCCCAGCATCACATCGACGCCGGTCTTCAAATAGGACGCCGGCACGTCATTCTCCCACCGCGCGCCGATGGCCTCGCGGGGCACGTTCAAGTGCGCAGCAAACACCGCCGGCGTGGCATCGGTGATGCGCGAAGTGGAGACTAGGCCGGTGGACTTTCCGGAAGCTTTGGCTTCCTCCAAGACCGTGCTCAGAGGTTTACCGTCGGGATCGACGCCGATGGAGTGATTGTTAGTTTTTTCCCCGCTGGCCATGGCTACGCCGCTGGCGGCCGAGTCGGTGACCACTTTGTCGAGTGCATGGGTTGTCATCGCTGTGAGATAGGGCGGGTGGTCCATGTGCAATTTCCCGCCCGGGCCGACGCTAGCCAGGCGCGCCAACGCCAGCTCGGAGAACCCCATGCCATCGCCGATCAGCAAGATTACGTTGCGCGCTTTTGGCGCAGAAGATTCCGGTGCGCGGGCGGCGCAGCCGGATACGACGATCAAAAAGAAAAATAGGATCGAGGACGGGCGTAGTTGGGTTGGCATGACGGCATAGCTACCGCGAATACGGTGGACTTGGCAATCGGACTCTCGTTGGATGAGGGAACAGTCGCATTGAGGCAGACGCTGAGTTCATAAGTTGATGCACCGAAAATTCGTGATTGCCGGTGCACACCGAATGTTGCTATCTAACGAGTCGCGTTGGCCGAAGCGTCGACGTGTAGTGGCCACGGGTTGGCCCCTGCGGTGTTCCGATCATGAACAAGAAATTCACCATGCTGCGCATCAGCTCTGTTCTGATACTTCTGATCGCCTGCCTGCACACGTTTTTCATTCTCATCGGCGGACCGCCGCTGAATCAGTTTGGCGCAGGAGCGTACGATGATCGCATGGTAGCGCGGCTTAACTACGACTTTTACGAAAGCAACCAGGGACGACCGTGCCTGCCAGACGTTCGGCGCGCCGCTCCATATTTCGCCTGAGAAGCTTGATGCCTGCAAACGAAACCTTTGCTCAGGACCCAGGTTCAAGCAACAGCACCAATCGCCGCTCGGCGATGACGACGATGTTCAGCACAAGCAAAATCGCCGCGGGAGCGATGCTGGCCGGCTGCATGGTGGCGTGGAACAGCACTATGCCGATGGTTATCGGCAGCTGCAGCGTCGCCGGTGGGCAGCGGAAACAAATGAAGAAAATAATTCGAGCCAAAAACGAGCAAGGGCAAGGCGGTGAAAAAGGCCCATTTCGCCGCGCCAAAATCGATTGTCCGCTGGCGCAGGAAGTAACTGGTCGAGACCAACGTGCCGACGCTGCCCTGCAGTTTGTTCGTTGCCACCGCCGTTGCAGCTGGCACACCGGCGAGCAGCAGAGCGGGAATGGTCAACAAGCCGCCGCCACCGGCGATGGCGTCGACCCAACCGGCGACCGCGGCGACCGCAGCCAATAGGCAAAGAACATCGAGTTCCAATGTCGTAAATGTTTTCGCGGCGCCGTGAAATGTCTTTGGAGGTCGACCTTCGCGCTATCGTCACTTCTGATTGTGGTGTCCTGCGTGACCGCCAGAGTAGCCGCGCAATTTGACGTAGCCGGCGATCTGTTCGTTGGTCAGTATTTTGGTTTGCTCTAGGTGTGCATGGAATAGTACGGTGGTTCGGGTGTCGGGGCGAATTTTGCTGAAGTGCTCATATTTGCTGGTGAGTGTTTGTTAAAGCGCCTGTTCTGCGCCGCACTTTTTTGTCCCGACCCTCCACGCTTTGCAGTGATTTGCGGCGGCCTATTAGGTGTGATCGATCATGTAGGCTGCGCCAATGAGCAGAGCGACAAATGGCACAAGGCGAGGGCCGCAACATAGCGCCATTTACGAGGCACCGCGTGGCGTAGCCAGTTACTATGTGGTGCAGGTCGTGGCGATTTGCAGCAAAGCGCTGGGGGCAGGCACGGAGCCGGTCCCCTGCTTCGGGTTTTTCTACTCCGACGCCTGAAACGTCAACAACTGCCGCGCCGCCTTGTGATAGGCCTCGGCGCAGGCCGCTTCGCTTTTTTCACTCGGCGGTGCGACGATACGTGCGCGCGCGGAGAATTGTATAGGGCTCACGTCGAATGGGTACGGGTCGATGATCACGCCGCCTTTGGCATTTGGTTTGATCGTCAGGGTCACGGTCTCTTTGCTGTCGTAGGAAACGCGAACCGGGGCAATTTTATATTCTTTAAATTCAGTGTCGTTGGCGTAGCCATCACAGCAGAAGTAGAGCGACAGCAGATCGAAAATTTGCAGCGCCATGTAGTTATAGGCGAGCTCGTTTTCGAAATTCGGGATTCGTGACGCCAATCTTTGCTTCATTTGTTCTTGGTGCGCCTCCAATTCTTTTTTGGCGTTTTGCACGGCTTGGCTGCGCTCGCGCAACCGGCCCGCGGGCGCGGTCAATACATTGTAGCGGTTGTGCCACAGGCCCGTGCGGTGCATCGACACCAGCAATCCGGCGTATAGATCCTGCAGGCTCAGCCATTCGACGTTTTTCATGTAGGCCTTGAGTTCGGTTGCTTCGAAGTTGGGAACCTCTTCGCGGTGGGCGTAGGGGCGGCCTTTTTCGACATTCATCGGTGGGTTGCCTTCGAATTCGCGATAACCGCTGTCATGGTAGGTCGTAGCGAAGACCATGGTGTCGTAGGGGCGGAGTTTGGAAAAGCGATTGTTGCCCCAGTGGGCGGCGAACTGCGCTGACAATTCAGCGTGGTCTTCTTGCAGGCTGACGTAGGAACGGCCGTCTTTGAGCTCTCGGATAACCATGGGAGTGCCTCCTTTAAGAGTTTGCCCTCACCCTGATACTCTCCCATCGGAATGTCATCGGAATGGGCGAGGGAACCAGACAATGAGCGAGATTTATAGTTGCTTCGATGCATATCAAAAGTTTCTCTGGCGCAAAAGGATAAAAGAAGCACCGAGGAGCTGAATTGACGGATTCCAAAAGAACTTATTAACAGTGGCAAAAGCAAAACTGGAAATTACCGCGCACACCGGCTTATTGTAGGGATAAGTCGTGACCTGTCCCTGCGGCAAAGGGCAGCAACATGAACAATCTCGACGAACTCAATACCTGGCTGGCCGAACGCAACCTCGGCGGGCACTGGGCGATTCGAAACGACCAAGGCTCAATTAAGCAGTTTGGTTTGGGTCTCAGCTACATCAGCAGGGCAAATATCCGTAATGGCAGTAGCTTCTAGATACTGACAAACAGCTTCTTCGATGAGCTCGGACAAATCGCGATTTTGCTTTTTCGCCAGCTCGCGAAGCTCTTGCTCGACAATTCTGGGAAGATCAATGGTCATACCGCAATTCTAAACTTTGGCTAGTGGGCCTTCAATGGCGCGCCTTATCTAGGCGGCAAGACTAAAGTGCAAGCGCCAATCAATATATCCTTGTTGTCCTGGTTTTTGCCCGTCAGCTCACACTCAATCCACCGATCACTAGAATCCT
This window encodes:
- a CDS encoding heme-binding protein; the protein is MKTLTAVSTLLLVFGLSTAVSAQTVQKKGLTLEGAKKVIATAVAEAKKLNAPGAAIAVVDDGGNLMAAERLDGTFAAGANISIGKARTAAIFKRPTKAFEEIINKGRTAMTSLSDFTPLQGGVPIMVDGQIVGAIGVSGAASAQQDEDLAIAGANALR
- a CDS encoding alkaline phosphatase, encoding MPTQLRPSSILFFFLIVVSGCAARAPESSAPKARNVILLIGDGMGFSELALARLASVGPGGKLHMDHPPYLTAMTTHALDKVVTDSAASGVAMASGEKTNNHSIGVDPDGKPLSTVLEEAKASGKSTGLVSTSRITDATPAVFAAHLNVPREAIGARWENDVPASYLKTGVDVMLGGGLRHWIPKSTSGSARADESDHLAAASKSGYRVARSRDELTAIEATSTTKVLGLFTPSYMSFEIDRDAKREPSLAEMTAKSLEILGRNPNGFFLMVEAGLIDVAAHAWDGATLVREVIALDAAVKVAFDYAQRRNDTLVLVTADHAAGGLSIPEPINLKTLAAAKSSIAAMIRRLKPGMANLREILRDQAGIDISDAEIESIRNPKGAHVGGVTHKALQSVIGRGGWEIAAMIAHRAGLNWNSSDIHGRSEKTYGHEGSPVPLYGYGPGAEQVRGLLDNTDVARIIRKAYGMN
- a CDS encoding DUF3891 family protein, translated to MVIRELKDGRSYVSLQEDHAELSAQFAAHWGNNRFSKLRPYDTMVFATTYHDSGYREFEGNPPMNVEKGRPYAHREEVPNFEATELKAYMKNVEWLSLQDLYAGLLVSMHRTGLWHNRYNVLTAPAGRLRERSQAVQNAKKELEAHQEQMKQRLASRIPNFENELAYNYMALQIFDLLSLYFCCDGYANDTEFKEYKIAPVRVSYDSKETVTLTIKPNAKGGVIIDPYPFDVSPIQFSARARIVAPPSEKSEAACAEAYHKAARQLLTFQASE
- a CDS encoding ribbon-helix-helix protein, CopG family is translated as MTIDLPRIVEQELRELAKKQNRDLSELIEEAVCQYLEATAITDICPADVAETQTKLLN